A section of the Pseudophryne corroboree isolate aPseCor3 chromosome 11, aPseCor3.hap2, whole genome shotgun sequence genome encodes:
- the LOC134970014 gene encoding 4-galactosyl-N-acetylglucosaminide 3-alpha-L-fucosyltransferase FUT5-like gives MEYSGNTLSMKNYFICIAQLCLSAILFILYNNIGGSAIIDTIKNVDPNLEPAEHTQIILVWTWPFRNKFPLNDCPSYLNISGCFYTANRTLYSSADAVVIHHRDVCYSKKLLPHMPKPQNQYWVWFNKESPSHSLNLHFLDNLINLTMSYRADSDIVSPYGLLEENKEEDNFNIPPKTKLMAWTVSNWKPNSSRVHYYEQLKTFLTIDIYGSKHKPLPRSGQQQILSKYKFYLSFENSIHEDYITEKLWRNSLTFGIVPVVMGPSRENYERFIPKDSFIHVDDFSTAQELATYILKLDSDDKAYQQYFHWRSRLHPIAITNSQDAYCRVCKAIKEAPKHKTISRLGDWYK, from the coding sequence ATGGAGTATTCAGGAAATACACTGTCTATGAAGAATTATTTTATATGTATTGCACAGTTGTGCCTTTCAGCCATTTTGTTTATATTATATAACAATATAGGTGGCTCTGCAATTATTGACACAATTAAAAATGTGGATCCTAACCTGGAACCAGCTGAACATACTCAAATTATCCTGGTTTGGACGTGGCCATTTCGTAATAAATTTCCCCTAAATGACTGTCCATCCTACCTTAATATTAGTGGATGCTTCTATACAGCTAACAGAACCTTGTATTCTTCAGCAGATGCGGTTGTTATCCATCACAGAGATGTATGCTACTCTAAAAAACTACTTCCCCATATGCCAAAACCCCAAAACCAGTACTGGGTATGGTTTAACAAGGAGTCCCCATCTCATAGCCTAAACTTACACTTTTTGGACAATCTCATCAATCTGACCATGTCCTACAGGGCTGACTCTGATATAGTCTCACCTTATGGCTTGTTGGAGGAGAATAAAGAAGAAGATAACTTCAATATCCCACCAAAGACTAAGCTGATGGCCTGGACAGTCAGTAATTGGAAACCAAACTCTAGCAGGGTGCATTATTATGAGCAGCTTAAGACATTTTTAACCATTGACATATATGGAAGTAAGCATAAACCTCTGCCCAGAAGTGGACAGCAGCAAATACTTTCCAAGTACAAATTTTATCTGAGCTTTGAAAACTCAATTCATGAAGACTACATTACAGAGAAACTGTGGAGGAATTCCCTCACATTTGGCATTGTACCAGTTGTTATGGGACCCTCTCGTGAAAACTATGAGCGTTTTATTCCAAAAGACTCTTTTATTCATGTAGATGACTTCTCCACAGCCCAGGAACTGGCTACATATATTTTAAAGTTGGACAGCGATGACAAAGCCTACCAGCAATATTTCCACTGGAGGTCCAGACTTCATCCTATTGCAATCACTAATTCGCAGGATGCTTACTGTAGAGTATGCAAAGCAATAAAAGAAGCTCCTAAACATAAAACTATTTCAAGACTTGGAGATTGGTACAAGTAa